CAGGTCAAGAAGTATCGGCCCCGCACGCGCGGGGATGGCTCGGGCGGCACGGCGTGTTCGCGGGGGTGGTGGCGATCGGCCCCGCACGCGCGGGGATGGCTCGGGCGGCACGGCGTGTTCGCGGGGGTGGTGGCGATCGGCCCCGCACGCGCGGGGATGGCTCGACGATGGCGGGCTGTTTCCCGAGCCCTGCCGGATCGGCCCCGCACGCGCGGGGATGGCTCCTCTTCGCGGGCGCCGCTGGCCGTGTCGACCATATCGGCCCCGCACGCGCGGGGATGGCTCGTACTTGCGGATCGGACCGGCCCCGGCACCCGGATCGGCCCCGCACGCGCGGGGATGGCTCGAAGGTCGTTCGGTATGACACTGCTGACCGAAGATCGGCCCCGCACGCGCGGGGATGGCTCGAGCTCCGGGCAGACAAGCGGGGCCGCACCAAGATCGGCCCCGCACGCGCGGGGATGGCTCGGCCTCCCCGCCGACGACCCCGCGATGGACACCATCGGCCCCGCACGCGCGGGGATGGCTCTGGGCAGCCACCCGGCCGGGGGTTTTTCCTGTTATCGGCCCCGCACGCGCGGGGATGGCTCGATCGGGCCGCCGTCGTCGATGTCGCGGTGCTCATCGGCCCCGCACGCGCGGGGATGGCTCGCGGAGAGCTCTCTGGCCGAGATGACGCGCCGGATCGGCCCCGCACGCGCGGGGATGGCTCGGGTGGCCCACCAACCTCGCGGCGGCGCGGACGATCGGCCCCGCACGCGCGGGGATGGCTCCGTGTACCGGGACACGTTGTGGGGTCGCACGAGATCGGCCCCGCGCACGCGGGGATGGCTTACCGAGGAACGGCCGGAGCTGTTCCGACACGACAGCTACCGCCGTGGCGTGGCGTGCCGCGTAGGTAGGTGCTGGCCTCTCATCGGACTCGTCACGCCCGTCTTCGCCGAGCACGTCGTCGCAGGCACACGACCCGTCGCGCGGACGTCGGCGGAGTACCGCCTCGGATGGGGAGAGGACGCGGCACGATGACGGTCGCGCCATGACCGGCGGTCTGCCCGAAGACGTCTGCCCTGACGGCAGGCCCGGGCAGGCCGTGTCACTCCGGGAATCGGAGGACGCTCGCATCGCCGGGACGACGCTCCTGCGGAAGGACCGACGGAGGCAGACGTCCGAAGAACCACCCGACCCGGCCGACCTGACCCGGCCGACCCGACCCGACCCGGCCGACCCGAATCGACCGGGTCGAGTCGCCGACGGTCGGCGACTCGACCCACGAGCCGGCCGCCCGAACCCGCCGACCCCGCCGACCCCGCCGATCCTGACGTCACTCCCGCCCGGTGAGCCCCGCGAACGGCAGCACCGGCACGCCCGTGACCCCCGGCGTCACGGCGTACAACGCGCCCGCGTCGGCCTCCGGATCGCTGAGGCCGTCGCGGGAGGTGGTGATGTACAGCGTGTCCAGGGCGTCGCCGCCGAACGCGCAGGCGGTGACCTGCCGCACCGGCAGCTCCACGACCTCCTCCAGCGTCCCGTTCGTCGAGTAGCAGTGCACCGCCGAGCCGCCCCACAACGCCACCCACAGCCTGCCGTCGGCGTCGATCGCCATGCCGTCGGGCGAGCCGTGCTCGGAGTCGATCTCGATCAACGGCCGACGATTCAGGAACTCGCCCGCGCCTGAGTCGAAGTCGAAGGCGTCGACCCGGCCGGTGGGGGTGTCGATGTAGTAGACGGTCTCGCCGTCGAGGCTCCAGTTCAGACCGTTGGAGATCGTCACCGGCTCCAGCACCACCGAGACCGAGCCGTCGGGGTCCAGCCGGAACAGCCGCCCGCGATCCGGCGTCGCGCCGTAGGCCATCGACCCCACGTAGAAGCGGCCCTGCGGATCGCAGCCGCCCTCGTTCATCCGCACCGACGGGTCCGACCACACCTCGGGCAGCCGCTCCGGACGATCGGAGTCCGGCGGGATCAGCGCGAAGCCGCGTTCGACGGCGACCACCAGACCGCCGTCCCGCACCGGCCGCACCACGGCGGCGACCTCGCCCACCTCGGTCCTGTCGACCTTCTCGAAGCTCGGATCGCTGGTCAGCACCCCGCCCGCGAGCATGTCCACCCAGTGCAGGACGCCGCGCTGGGGATTCCACACCGGGCCCTCGCCGTGATGGGCAAGGGGGCCGGTGACCGTCGTCGCCTTCATCTGTCCTCGTCCTCACTCGTCGACGCCGCACGATTCGGCAGGCGATCGACGACGGTGTCCGTCGAGATCACCCGTACAGGCACTGTAGAGGGAGACGACGAGGTCGCGGGGCGCGGCGCGATCGGCACAGCCGTGCAACGGAGACCCCGGGCGGCCGCCATGCCCGCCACAGACCCGAGGCGACGCCCCGCCGGCGGCCGGTCGGCTCAGCGGCGCGGAGCCCGCCCGGCGCGTCGCGCGATCGGCGGGGGACTCGGCGCAGTCGGGGGACAGCCGCGGGCGACAGTCCGGCACCCGAAGGTCGGACGTCGGCGGGCGATCAGCGATGCAGGTCGGACGGAGCCTTCGGTTCGTCCCGGTCGGTCCAGCCCGCACGGTCGCGAAACCGGGGCGGAGCCGGCAGGTCTTCGGCCGTCAGGCAGGAGTCCACCAACTCCGTGACGCCGTGCCGCTCCTCGTAGCGCGGGGCCCGGTCGCAGTCGACCCTGGAGACGGTGAAGAACGCGGCACCCGTCAGCGCAGTGGCGGCGAGCACGCTCATCACCAGGGAGGACACTCCGGCTTGTCTCGCCCCGAACACCGCCGTTCCTCTCCTCGTCGCGGTCCGACCCGCTCGCCCGCGGATCACTCTTCAGAAGCGTACTCGTGACTATTCATCGCTACCCACCATCGGGTGATGTATGGCAGGCGGTGACGACGTCGGGTGATTCACGTCCTGCTCGCCCCCTGTCGCCGGAAACGCCTGGCAGGATGGCCGGCCATGGAGCTGGTCAGCGTCGATCGGATCAAGACCGCCCGGAGCCTGCTGGCCGGGGTGGTTCGCGAGACTCCCCTGCGGCCCTCGCGGGCCCTGGGGGATCGGTGTGACACCGAGGTGCACCTGAAGTGCGAGAACCTCCAACGCACCGGCTCGTTCAAGATCCGAGGTGCCTACAACCGCATCCACAACCTCTCACCGGAGCAGCGGGCGCGGGGCGTGGTGGCGGCCAGCGCCGGAAACCACGCCCAAGGCGTCGCCCTGGCGGCCTCGCTGCTCGGCATCCCCTGCACGGTCTTCATGCCGGAGCAGGCCTCGCTGCCCAAGATGTCGGCCACCAAGGCCTACGGCGCCGAGGTCAGGCTGGTCGGTGCGGTGCTGGAGGAGAGCCTGGCCGCGGCGATGGAGCACGCCCGACGGACCGGGGCCGAGCTGATCCATCCCTTCGACCACGACGACGTCGTCGCCGGTCAGGGCACCGTGGGCCTGGAGATCCTCGAACAGCTGCCCGACGTGCGGACGATCGTGGTCGCCGCGGGCGGCGGCGGCCTGGTCGCGGGCATCGCGGCGGCGGTGAAACCACAGCGGCCGGACGTGCGGATCATCGCGGCGCAGGCGGCGAAGGCCGCCGCCTGGCCCGCCTCACTGGCCGCGGGCGCGCCCGTCCGGCTGACCGAGATGCAGACCATGGCGGACGGCATCGCCGTCGGCGAACCGGGCGTGGTCACCTTCCGCCACGTCGCCGAACTCGTCGACGACGTGATCACCGTCAGCGAGGAGTCGCTGTCGCGGGCGCTGCTGCTGTGTCTGGAGCGCGCCAAGATGCTCGTCGAGCCCGCCGGGGCGGCGGGTGTGGCGGCGATGCTCGACCACCCCGGCCGCTTCGAGGGGCCGGTGGCCGTGGTCCTCTCCGGCGGCAACATCGATCCGCTGCTGCTCCTGCACGTCATCCAGCACGGCATGACCGCGGGCGGCCGCTACCTGGCCCTGAAGGTGCGCATCCCCGACCGCCCCGGTTCGCTGGCCGCCCTGCTCACCGAGGTCGGCGCCTTGGGCGCCAACGTGATCGACGTGTCGCACTCCCGGATCTCCGGCGCGCTGGCCATCGGCGAGGTCGACGTGGCGTTGAACCTGGAGACGCGGGGCCCCGACCATCGGCGCGAGGTGGTCCAACGCCTCGGCGCGGGACACACGATCCTGCTCTGACATTCGGGACGCCCGCGGGTCGGCGCGGGTTCGCGTGCGGGATCGGCCGGGCTTGGGATCACGCGTGATCTGCCCGGCTTGGGATCACGACGGACCCGGCTCGGCCGGTTCCTGCTCGGCTCGTCTGCGCGACCGGCGCGCGTCCGTGCGTCGTCGGGCCGCGGCGGACCGCGCGGCCATCCCGGCGAACCGACCGCATCCGCGGACCGTGGTGGGGCCGTGGCGACGGCGGGGCGGGTGTGGATGACGTCTCGCGGTGCGGCGGAGCGCGG
This genomic stretch from Actinoalloteichus hoggarensis harbors:
- a CDS encoding SMP-30/gluconolactonase/LRE family protein, with translation MKATTVTGPLAHHGEGPVWNPQRGVLHWVDMLAGGVLTSDPSFEKVDRTEVGEVAAVVRPVRDGGLVVAVERGFALIPPDSDRPERLPEVWSDPSVRMNEGGCDPQGRFYVGSMAYGATPDRGRLFRLDPDGSVSVVLEPVTISNGLNWSLDGETVYYIDTPTGRVDAFDFDSGAGEFLNRRPLIEIDSEHGSPDGMAIDADGRLWVALWGGSAVHCYSTNGTLEEVVELPVRQVTACAFGGDALDTLYITTSRDGLSDPEADAGALYAVTPGVTGVPVLPFAGLTGRE
- the ilvA gene encoding threonine ammonia-lyase — encoded protein: MELVSVDRIKTARSLLAGVVRETPLRPSRALGDRCDTEVHLKCENLQRTGSFKIRGAYNRIHNLSPEQRARGVVAASAGNHAQGVALAASLLGIPCTVFMPEQASLPKMSATKAYGAEVRLVGAVLEESLAAAMEHARRTGAELIHPFDHDDVVAGQGTVGLEILEQLPDVRTIVVAAGGGGLVAGIAAAVKPQRPDVRIIAAQAAKAAAWPASLAAGAPVRLTEMQTMADGIAVGEPGVVTFRHVAELVDDVITVSEESLSRALLLCLERAKMLVEPAGAAGVAAMLDHPGRFEGPVAVVLSGGNIDPLLLLHVIQHGMTAGGRYLALKVRIPDRPGSLAALLTEVGALGANVIDVSHSRISGALAIGEVDVALNLETRGPDHRREVVQRLGAGHTILL